Proteins from one Anopheles nili chromosome 2, idAnoNiliSN_F5_01, whole genome shotgun sequence genomic window:
- the LOC128730795 gene encoding LOW QUALITY PROTEIN: probable histone-lysine N-methyltransferase CG1716 (The sequence of the model RefSeq protein was modified relative to this genomic sequence to represent the inferred CDS: substituted 1 base at 1 genomic stop codon), with amino-acid sequence MGRKRGSGTKLAGKMLEVAADESSDSISRSSDSGGRSTSVTPVQEIMSGRGRKRGRGRGGRRGGRGGLNLNAASVVMLHTKTMQPVEDDTTAEFIGDQMVEMIEILDEETSKSLEGTDDSTIESIIMQDDGTTPEMSEPVQLLECQTIENETIVVSEETVVEGDAGPSLLVAGDEETVIYIEDETAFEMADNGAGTRKSKRQVKATNKFRDFVVDAPLPMTQVMYTXHISFFVESPVRTYSSGKSQRRTIGGGVQPGTSKQQRTPVGTTLQYETYPTKDFTATATMSTMGKSAVGTVAKRGRKRKSDVNAILNIAAVDPSDETIQLPQPEERSNSLISLRIDGTMFGDDDSALSSSSQEQCEQVTAIASAKVLASGRGRKSRGGSMTNVSERPAGSTFIRRSYKTAATPLESKNDDAMIDTDYSVFSETTESSSTNPTEAVVDDEDVIVLQADEIINDSSTSNLSGIRSTSVRGSRGGRGSRGGRGGRGSRGGRGSRGGRGSRGGGRGSRGGRGGRGRGGAKNANDEMLLVRQNENVAEDIYYSSGEDAKTKSPVPDLGIQVVQEDKEMPLENADLKVNEENEIKLHSSELYGIKNNVPNRKECKDAVSVDTNPPEEAALDVQTSKEAASEFIPTLEAVGNELCIQKSKYVKSEQSGSDKSEKPAKTPFNDKIKFDDGVKSNSNSTVSKSDCTNVQEKEPKQVSDREREVTHEDGRNMSKQEQSKKEKRDHDKSSESTSSRKSGKERLSKDSSTSKDKHRSEKSVNEDERSRDRKKDKKRSENEHRKRPLSKDGTEEKRYGNESGRIKEGQKHSSERVGTEHAVSTSAGHEKKGKKEGDKRLSETPSSETKDKCSLPENSSGSKKRASIVPLRPDKPKKCFESELQALELQPISRKIHDDSRRREIKEREDSSSSSSSHRKEHKHSSKHKSSKSLIDSIARKGDTGSIGSSSTHKQSRSKDEHDKHRDDTCGIAKKPILGSGFLQEESDRDRSIRKKSKSKDKKETSKSKEAEILKEKTAPMLDLPKAPVLEDVSLIKTEEPLNVPVIERDATEHAVLDELQPCETPKIVTKASLKMYKMEEAIEKSVEMEPLEPSAAVAEEHVLPIEAAPIKTDETTLSIVPKEETIIINEPPPVELKTESAEPKNVIHIKPDEEDGMFSDAETIRSEPFADSSYNEGTLSGGLPSEDDSGVRSGASSPCDMLSSDEGDAPGGSVDESRSDRDSQRVDMVRLVESYIDDGVIRRSTRIKTISSQKQRTSGHGLVRDKDRLLKKSGSGLDSTTTAGSGGTSDAGFSLVEGTLQASQSSVTAGGSSGPAWPVIANEGDSVNVELPEEYLRDMEEKLSRFETIRENIYHSDRIVSKEAKKMTCDCFLTHEEIERGEHGCGEDCLNRLLMIECGSRCTVGDRCTNRRFQRQEYAHCQVFRTDKKGFGIQASTMVGPGEFIMEYVGEVLNSAQFEDRAEVYSREKNKHYYFMALRSDGIIDATTKGNISRFINHSCDPNAETQKWTVNGELRIGFFSTKYIQPGEEITFDYQFQRYGRKAQKCYCEAENCRGWIGAKPTEEGGDSDYEEEDDEDDDEEGDEDEDSEVERESQKGYQPRASREEQSSQPGKTGAKVTTTENEFHSEAASDTVVAIAAPVTAVEAKKTRKRRTTIRKKRRLEIHEDPDLDEEINKLLKTGLKNQAHTLKLSRLMVRAKDIKSRSRLLTLLQSGELPCRRLFLDYHGLRLLYGWICESTESVEDLKFRIQILNTLDRLPISNKTMLKDSKILHTVEKWARVEKGKTTGSSTVVQLSQPAVHKDQLRAPAAIPEHGQEKQEKEVSRTSSPSDSNGAGSDSSNQAATDQQASKKDLLGSVEVLKNMPELLKLADLGKLKEIISTCDKEVENKEKAAAAAAAAAATQSMLGASEAPIAASVLLSDIQIPEPEDENAPEEKRLGTQIRILSCKLLISWINLKEVFRIPKKERIEQMKEHEREADMRYQALGLENDEKDDKHHRHSRDSRGWDRGLRGSEPKRRRSLDDRDGPYGLSSKLKRPPPGPPGGGYPQIKQDNLSKQQRRHLFEMKVAHEEAERRKKEMWMMHENACLRFGLNPHLTAPMDIPVRMNPATGEYFSEDDRLLPTPPSHAYFKIQPPPMSTNPDDYELPSMKLPPYWRYAIDERGRLYYYHVKERVPQWELPKKSGRTVGAFADEDISMSSDSSTTDTCDSSEEELSVQLEQLLKKKRKQQSSFNLDDVLAKPDDMNDDMSKANVKRDAGEGSPQVLTLEEIFGDSANQTVDEATLQQLLPRRKRKRSLKLVQARIISPRTEEDKQYGQMEMKRYKETKEKLRKRKEEAKRMRARSMFSKTLADNSFGSPLDKPSLVASVSATDAAGGSGIGGSGVTTDASLIDDDLVVSHKIVEDKCIVDELDKLTKKKKISPYEEWKKVQQRLGKKRKSGEEVGEGAVAVASAGTSSTGQQAAAEGGPAIAAAKLAKRKKSSKGDLNSEEAKKIKEKFRVDIAGVIVQNLSAYRKDSCPLGRITNTDDFKHLARKLTHFVMLKELKHCDNTVHELEVTDSVKTKAREFIKKYMAKHGPVYVRGENEPDYSNVTL; translated from the exons ATGGGACGAAAGCGCGGTTCCGGAACGAAGCTTGCGGGGAAGATGCTGGAAGTGGCCGCAGATGAGTCGTCGGATAGTATAAGTCGTAGTAGCGATAGCGGAGGAAGATCGACATCTGTGACCCCGGTGCAAGAGATCATGTCTGGCAGAGGTCGAAAAAGAGGCAGAGGTCGGGGCGGTCGACGAGGTGGACGCGGTGGGTTGAATCTAAATGCCGCATCTGTGGTGATGCTTCATACTAAAACGATGCAACCCGTTGAAGACGATACCACTGCCGAATTTATCGGCGATCAGATGGTTGAAATGATCGAAATTTTGGATGAGGAAACGAGCAAATCATTGGAGGGTACCGATGACAGTACTATCGAGTCGATCATAATGCAGGACGATGGAACTACCCCTGAGATGTCGGAACCAGTGCAATTGCTTGAATGTCAAAcaattgaaaacgaaacaattgtTGTATCAGAAGAAACCGTCGTGGAAGGCGATGCCGGTCCTTCCCTACTTGTTGCTGGAGATGAAGAAACAGTCATCTACATCGAAGATGAAACTGCCTTTGAAATGGCAGATAATGGCGCTGGTACAAGAAAATCTAAACGGCAAGTGAAGGCGACGAATAAGTTTCgggattttgttgttgatgcacCACTTCCAATGACACAGGTAATGTACACGTgacacatttcttttttcgttgaatCT CCTGTACGCACTTATTCTAGTGGAAAGTCACAACGAAGAACGATAGGAGGGGGAGTTCAACCAGgaacaagcaaacaacaacgaacacCTGTGGGCACAACTCTGCAATATGAAACGTATCCAACAAAGGATTTCACCGCAACGGCAACAATGTCAACGATGGGTAAGAGTGCTGTCGGGACGGTAGCAAAAAggggcagaaaaagaaaatcagatGTGAACGCCATATTGAACATCGCAGCAGTTGACCCTAGCGATGAGACCATCCAGTTGCCCCAACCAGAAGAGAGAAGCAATTCTTTGATATCGTTAAGAATCGATGGAACCATGTTCGGCGATGACGATAGTGCGCTTAGCTCAAGCTCGCAGGAACAGTGCGAGCAGGTTACTGCCATCGCTTCAGCAAAGGTGCTAGCATctggaagaggaagaaagtCTCGTGGGGGAAGCATGACAAACGTATCCGAGCGACCAGCTGGTTCCACTTTTATAAGAAGGTCTTATAAAACTGCAGCTACACCACTAGAATCGAAGAATGATGATGCTATGATAGACACGGATTATTCGGTCTTCTCAGAAACAACAGAATCCTCTTCAACAAATCCAACAGAAGCTGTGGTCGACGATGAGGACGTCATCGTATTACAAGCGGATGAAATAATTAACGACAGTTCGACTTCAAATCTTTCGGGTATTAGATCTACTTCTGTAAGAGGAAGTAGAGGTGGCCGCGGAAGTCGGGGAGGTCGTGGTGGTCGTGGCAGTCGAGGAGGTCGAGGAAGTCGTGGAGGTCGCGGCagtcgtggtggtggtcgtggcAGTCGTGGAGGACGTGGAGGACGTGGCcgcggtggagcaaaaaatgcGAACGACGAAATGTTGTTGGTTAGACAAAACGAAAATGTCGCAGAAGACATATATTATTCCTCGGGCGAAgatgcgaaaacaaaatctccAGTTCCCGATCTTGGCATTCAGGTCGTACAAGAAGACAAAGAAATGCCTCTTGAGAATGCTGATTTGAAAGttaatgaagaaaatgaaattaaattacattctAGCGAACTGTACGGAATCAAGAATAATGTTCCTAATAGGAAAGAGTGTAAGGATGCGGTATCAGTAGATACAAACCCGCCCGAAGAAGCTGCATTAGATGTGCAGACGTCAAAAGAGGCAGCATCTGAATTCATTCCGACGCTGGAAGCTGTAGGTAATGAACTTTGCATCCAAAAGTCAAAATACGTTAAGTCTGAGCAATCGGGCTCCGATAAATCTGAAAAACCTGCGAAGACTCCATTTAATGACAAGATAAAATTTGATGACGGTGtaaaatcaaattcaaattcaacaGTATCGAAATCAGACTGTACAAATGTGCAAGAAAAGGAACCCAAGCAAGTTTCCGACCGGGAGAGGGAAGTTACGCACGAAGATGGAAGAAACATGTCGAAACAGGAACAatcaaagaaagaaaaacgagatcATGACAAATCGAGTGAGTCAACGTCCTCTAGAAAGTCAGGCAAAGAACGATTATCAAAAGATTCGTCCACAAGCAAAGACAAACACCGGTCTGAAAAATCTGTCAATGAAGATGAGCGATCACGTGATCGTAAAAAGGATAAGAAACGCTCAGAAAATGAGCACCGCAAACGACCGCTGTCAAAAGATGGTACTGAAGAGAAACGGTATGGGAATGAATCAGGACGAATTAAGGAGGGCCAGAAGCATAGTTCTGAGAGAGTGGGTACGGAACATGCTGTTAGTACTTCGGCAGGACAtgaaaagaagggaaaaaaggaaggggACAAGAGATTATCAGAAACACCGAGTAGCGAAACGAAAGATAAGTGCTCATTACCAGAGAATTCCTCAGGAAGTAAGAAACGTGCTTCAATAGTTCCGCTACGACCGGACAAACCTAAAAAATGCTTTGAATCAGAGCTACAGGCGTTGGAATTGCAGCCTATTTCACGTAAAATACACGACGATTCACGTCGCCGGGAGATCAAAGAACGCGAGGAttcctcatcatcatcttcttcgCACCGGAAGGAGCACAAGCACAGCTCTAAACACAAGAGCTCTAAATCATTAATTGATTCGATAGCTCGCAAAGGGGACACTGGTAGTATCGGCAGCAGTAGTACCCACAAACAATCTCGCTCCAAGGACGAACATGATAAGCATCGCGATGATACATGTGGAATTGCAAAGAAACCTATCTTAGGCTCCGGTTTTTTGCAAGAAGAAAGCGACCGCGATCGATCCATCAGGAAGAAATCAAAGTcaaaggataaaaaagaaacctcaAAATCAAAAGAAGCGGAAATATTGAAGgaaaaaactgcacccatGTTAGACTTGCCGAAAGCTCCTGTTTTGGAAGACGTATCCTTAATCAAAACTGAGGAACCGTTGAACGTACCCGTGATCGAAAGAGATGCAACCGAGCACGCTGTTCTGGATGAACTTCAACCATGTGAAACCCCAAAGATAGTAACGAAAGCCTCACTAAAGATGTATAAAATGGAGGAAGCTATCGAAAAATCGGTTGAAATGGAACCATTGGAGCCATCTGCAGCGGTTGCGGAAGAACATGTTCTTCCGATCGAAGCAGCTCCGATCAAAACGGATGAAACAACGCTCTCGATTGTACCTAAGGAAGAAACTATCATTATTAAtgaaccaccaccggttgaACTTAAAACGGAATCAGCAGAGCCTAAGAATGTTATTCACATCAAACCAGATGAGGAGGATGGAATGTTCAGCGATGCTGAAACGATACGATCCGAACCGTTTGCCGACAGTTCGTATAACGAAGGAACACTAAGCGGTGGTCTGCCTTCAGAAGACGATTCCGGTGTACGTAGCGGTGCAAGTTCGCCATGTGATATGCTGTCCAGCGACGAAGGGGATGCACCTGGTGGAAGTG TCGATGAATCCCGTAGCGATCGTGATTCGCAGCGTGTTGATATGGTTCGGCTAGTGGAAAGTTACATCGACGATGGTGTAATTCGCCGATCCACTCGCATTAAAACGATCAGTTCCCAAAAGCAACGTACCAGCGGGCATGGATTGGTGCGAGACAAAGATCGGTTGCTTAAAAAGTCTGGGTCTGGGCTCGATTCGACTACAACTGCAGGTTCAGGAGGCACAAGTGATGCAGGATTCTCGCTGGTGGAAGGCACGCTGCAAGCTAGTCAGTCATCGGTCACGGCAGGAGGTTCTAGTGGGCCAGCCTGGCCGGTGATAGCCAATGAAGGAGACAGCGTGAACGTCGAGCTGCCCGAGGAGTACCTTCGAGATATGGAAGAAAAGTTAAGTCGATTCGAGACAATCCGCGAAAACATCTATCACAGTGATCGCATTGTGAGCAAGGAGGCTAAAAAGATGACTTGCGATTGCTTCCTTACGCACGAAGAAATCGAGCGTGGTGAGCACGGATGTGGCGAAGATTGTCTTAACCGGTTGCTCATGATCGAGTGCGGATCACGTTGCACTGTCGGAGATCGTTGTACGAATCGGCGGTTCCAACGTCAGGAATATGCCCACTGCCAGGTGTTTCGGACGGATAAGAAAGGGTTCGGTATCCAGGCCAGCACAATGGTAGGCCCCGGCGAGTTTATCATGGAGTACGTAGGAGAGGTGTTAAACAGCGCCCAGTTCGAGGATCGCGCGGAGGTGTACTCGCGAGAAAAGAACAAGCATTACTACTTCATGGCACTGCGCAGTGACGGCATCATTGacgctaccaccaagggtaaCATCTCGCGGTTTATCAACCACTCATGCGATCCGAACGCAGAAACGCAAAAGTGGACCGTTAACGGGGAGTTGCGCATCGGATTCTTCAGCACGAAATACATCCAGCCTGGAGAGGAAATCACGTTCGACTACCAGTTCCAGCGGTATGGACGCAAGGCACAAAAGTGCTACTGTGAAGCGGAAAATTGTCGCGGTTGGATCGGTGCGAAACCAACTGAAGAAGGTGGCGACTCGGACTACGAAGAGgaagacgatgaagatgatgacgaGGAAGGGGATGAGGATGAGGATAGCGaggttgagagagagagtcagaAGGGCTATCAACCAAGGGCTTCTAGAGAGGAACAATCATCACAACCAGGTAAAACAGGAGCTAAAGTTACGACTACCGAAAATGAATTCCATTCAGAAGCTGCCTCTGATACGGTTGTTGCTATAGCTGCGCCCGTGACTGCGGTAGAAGCTAAGAAAACTCGCAAAAGACGTACCACGATTCGGAAGAAACGTCGCTTAGAGATCCACGAAGATCCAGATCTGGATGAGGAGATCAACAAGTTGCTTAAGACGGGTTTGAAAAATCAAGCTCATACGCTAAAATTATCCCGATTGATGGTGCGCGCGAAGGATATCAAGTCCCGCAGTCGCTTACTGACGTTGTTGCAGAGCGGCGAGTTGCCTTGCCGTCGGTTATTCCTTGACTACCACGGGTTGCGGCTGTTGTACGGTTGGATTTGCGAGTCGACCGAATCAGTAGAGGATCTTAAGTTCCGCATTCAAATCCTGAACACGCTGGACCGGTTGCCGATCTCGAACAAAACGATGCTGAAGGATAGCAAAATTCTGCATACAGTCGAAAAATGGGCCCGCGTGGAGAAGGGCAAAACTACCGGTTCTTCCACCGTAGTTCAGCTGTCCCAACCTGCGGTTCACAAGGATCAGCTACGTGCTCCCGCAGCGATACCAGAACACGGACAGGAGAAGCAGGAGAAGGAAGTATCGAGGACGAGCTCCCCGAGCGATAGCAACGGCGCTGGTAGTGATAGCAGCAATCAGGCTGCAACCGACCAGCAGgcatcgaaaaaggatttgcTCGGTAGCGTGGAGGTGTTAAAGAACATGCCAGAATTGTTAAAGCTTGCCGATCTGGGTAAGCTGAAAGAGATAATTAGCACGTGCGATAAGGAGGTGGAAAATAAGGAAAAGGCGgcagctgccgccgccgctgcagcagcaacacagtCGATGTTAGGCGCATCGGAAGCACCGATTGCAGCCAGTGTGCTCCTATCTGACATTCAGATTCCCGAACCGGAAGATGAGAACGCTCCGGAGGAGAAACGACTTGGCACACAAATCCGTATCCTTTCGTGCAAACTTCTGATTAGCTGGATTAACCTTAAGGAAGTGTTTCGCATCCCGAAGAAGGAACGTATTGAGCAGATGAAGGAACACGAAAGGGAGGCTGACATGCGCTACCAAGCGCTGGGGCTGGAGAATGACGAGAAAGACGATAAGCACCATCGTCATAGCCGAGATAGCCGAGGTTGGGACCGTGGTTTGCGTGGAAGCGAACCTAAGCGACGGCGTTCGTTGGATGATCGGGACGGACCGTATGGGTTGAGCAGCAAGTTGAAAAGACCTCCACCAGGACCGCCGGGTGGAGGCTATCCGCAAATCAAGCAGGACAATCTTTCCAAGCAACAACGGCGCCATCTGTTCGAGATGAAGGTTGCCCATGAGGAGGCGGAACGGCGTAAAAAAGAGATGTGGATGATGCACGAAAATGCGTGCCTTCGGTTCGGGTTGAATCCACACCTGACTGCTCCGATGGACATACCGGTACGCATGAACCCAGCCACGGGCGAGTATTTCTCCGAAGATGACCGGCTACTACCGACGCCACCGAGCCACGCGTACTTCAAGATTCAACCGCCTCCAATGTCGACCAACCCGGACGATTACGAGCTGCCATCGATGAAGCTTCCACCGTACTGGCGATATGCGATAGATGAGCGCGGTCGACTGTACTATTACCACGTGAAGGAACGCGTACCACAGTGGGAGCTCCCGAAAAAGTCGGGCCGTACAGTGGGTGCTTTCGCGGACGAGGATATCTCGATGAGCTCTGACTCCAGCACAACCGATACGTGTGATTCTAGCGAGGAAGAACTGTCCGTTCAGTTGGAGCAGCTGttgaagaaaaagcgaaagcaacaatCGAGCTTTAACCTTG ATGACGTGCTGGCAAAGCCGGATGACATGAACGACGATATGTCGAAGGCAAACGTAAAGCGTGATGCAGGAGAGGGATCTCCGCAGGTACTGACGCTGGAGGAAATTTTTGGCGATTCGGCGAACCAAACGGTGGACGAAGCGACCCTTCAGCAGCTGCTCCCTCGACGAAAAAGGAAGCGCAGCTTGAAGCTAGTGCAGGCTCGAATCATCAGT CCTCGAACGGAAGAAGACAAACAGTATGGCCAGATGGAGATGAAGCGATACAAGGAAACAAAGGAGAAGCTTCGCAAGCGCAAGGAGGAAGCAAAGCGGATGCGTGCCCGTAGCATGTTCTCGAAAACGCTGGCGGACAATTCGTTTGGAAGTCCGCTCGACAAACCCTCGTTGGTGGCGAGCGTATCCGCGACGGATGCGGCTGGGGGTAGCGGTATCGGTGGCAGCGGTGTGACCACCGACGCCTCGCTAATTGACGACGATCTCGTCGTTTCTCACAAGATTGTCGAGGACAAGTGCATCGTTGACGAGCTGGACAAACtgacaaagaagaaaaagatttcTCCCTACGAAGAGTGGAAAAAGGTACAACAACGACTCGGTAAGAAACGAAAATCGGGCGAGGAAGTGGGCGAGGGCGCGGTGGCTGTGGCTAGTGCTGGAACCTCCAGCACCGGTCAGCAAGCTGCAGCTGAAGGAGGTCCTGCCATTGCCGCAGCAAAGCTGGCCAAGCGCAAGAAATCGAGCAAGGGTGACCTGAACAgtgaggaagcgaaaaagatcAAAGAGAAGTTCCGGGTCGACATTGCGGGTGTTATCGTGCAGAATTTGAGTGCCTACCGGAAGGACAGCTGTCCGTTGGGGCGCATTACTAATACAGATGATTTTAAGCATCTCGCACGGAAG CTAACGCATTTCGTCATGCTGAAGGAACTGAAACACTGCGATAACACCGTACACGAGCTGGAGGTGACGGATTCCGTCAAAACCAAAGCCCGCGAGTTTATCAAGAAGTACATGGCTAAGCATGGGCCGGTGTATGTTCGTGGAGAAAACGAACCAGACTACTCTAACGTTACGCTCTGA
- the LOC128730697 gene encoding protein germ cell-less, with protein sequence MGNVLNKLGSVSQSVRGRKRKRQDEYADDSASISEMLDQSLQTPKRKKLASTAKYIYQALFKEERNSDITVHALGKQWHLHKVYLSQSQYFASMFNGSWREADDDYVHIEIIDPKITIESLYAVFGSLYMDEVVLEPKAIVSTLATATLFQLDGLIDRCAEVMVETTNAETAVLYYEAACEYGVKLVKKTAFGWLLVNLLSFYHRVPKWLSLIGCKLMELLVSSADLYVMQTEFTLYSLVRYWMALKLFPDESAVEGVEHPKERYFSERTSSIPFLNTPEGSRFERVFRALRLRNLLNHHVDIRILRHDNIIPVDWLYKPLMHQWNSVLTIDQSLDKQIQCEDRVFLESCIRCGRTLPENIPHKWRWTGFHYGLDLLLLSDTRSLRIRRHQRTENERLLSLRVSRQFLVRVSLASLNELRQIKHMQTTSILSISLEKNEDAQLVVFDRELTFPLLVSVNLMLVAAPEEADPIETVNESKTPIESAGNRPPAAGSSPATLAVSSNGSVESLDGNGGSASTHRMAFVNES encoded by the exons ATGGGTAATGTACTGAACAAACTGGGCAGTGTGTCGCAATCGGTGCGCGGTCGCAAGCGAAAGCGCCAAGACGAGTACGCTGACGACAGTGCCAGTATAAGCGAAATGCTGGATCAATCCCTGCAAACACCAAAACG GAAAAAGCTAGCCTCGACGGCCAAATACATTTACCAGGCACTGTTCAAGGAGGAACGCAACTCGGATATTACGGTGCACGCTTTGGGCAAGCAGTGGCACCTCCACAAGGTGTACCTGAGCCAAAGTCAGTACTTTGCCAGCATGTTTAACGGGTCGTGGCGCGAAGCCGACGATGACTACGTGCATATCGAGATTATTGATCCGAAGATCACGATCGAATCATTGTATGCAGTGTTCGGATCGTTGTACATGGACGAGGTCGTACTGGAACCGAAGGCGATCGTCTCTACTCTAGCAACGGCTACTCTCTTCCAGCTAGACGGACTTATCGATCGTTGCGCCGAGGTAATGGTGGAGACCACTAACGCTGAG ACTGCCGTCCTTTACTACGAAGCCGCCTGTGAGTATGGTGTGAAACTGGTCAAAAAGACCGCCTTCGGATGGCTGTTGGTGAATCTGCTTAGCTTCTACCATCGTGTGCCCAAGTGGTTGAGTTTAATAGGCTGCAAGCTGATGGAGCTGCTGGTATCTTCCGCGGACCTGTACGTCATGCAGACGGAGTTTACGCTCTACTCGCTCGTCCGGTACTGGATGGCGTTAAAGCTATTCCCTGACGAGTCCGCCGTCGAGGGTGTGGAACATCCAAAGGAGCGCTACTTCTCCGAGCGGACGAGCTCCATACCGTTTCTCAACACACCGGAAGGTTCACGTTTCGAGCGCGTCTTTCGTGCGTTGCGGTTACGTAATCTGCTAAATCACCACGTGGATATTCGTATCCTTCGTCACGACAACATCATTCCCGTGGATTGGCTGTACAAACCGCTCATGCATCAGTGGAACAGTGTGCTCACAATCGATCAGTCGCTCGACAAGCAGATCCAGTGCGAGGACCGCGTCTTCCTCGAGTCATGCATCCGGTGCGGTCGAACGCTTCCGGAGAACATTCCACACAAGTGGCGGTGGACTGGCTTCCACTACGGACtcgatctgctgctgctgtccgaCACACGCTCACTGCGAATCCGACGGCACCAGCGGACGGAGAACGAACGCCTATTGAGCCTGCGAGTATCCCGGCAGTTCCTCGTTCGTGTCTCACTTGCCTCGCTGAATGAACTGCGCCAGATTAAGCACATGCAAACGACATCCATTCTCTCGATATCGCTGGAGAAAAATGAGGATGCTCAGCTGGTGGTTTTCGATCGTGAGCTCACCTTTCCGCTGCTCGTctcagtgaatctgatgcttGTCGCTGCGCCCGAGGAAGCAGACCCCATTGAAACggtgaacgaaagcaaaaccccgATCGAATCCGCAGGCAATCGTCCACCAGCTGCTGGGTCCTCTCCAGCCACTCTGGCAGTTAGCAGCAATGGCTCAGTTGAATCGCTGGACGGCAACGGCGGTAGTGCTTCCACGCATCGGATGGCTTTCGTTAACGAATCCTGA
- the LOC128721775 gene encoding 60S ribosomal protein L27 — translation MGKIMKSGKVVLVLGGRYAGRKAIIMKTFDDGTADKQFGQALVAGIERYPRRVSRTMSKERIHKRCKIKPFIKMLNYNHLMPTRYSVPDVSLESKYSVADMKDPVKRKKARNQIRIKFEERHKTGKNKWFFQKLRF, via the exons ATGGGTAAGATTATGAAATCTGGTAAGGTGGTACTCGTCCTCGGAGGACGGTACGCCGGTCGCAAGGCAATCATCATGAAGACGTTCGACGACGGCACGGCGGACAAGCAGTTTGGCCAGGCCTTGGTCGCCGGTATCGAACGTTATCCGCGTCGCGTTTCACGGACCATGAGCAAGGAGCGTATCCACAAGCGCTGCAAGATCAAGCCATTCATCAAG ATGTTGAACTACAACCATCTGATGCCAACGCGGTACAGTGTGCCGGATGTTAGCCTGGAGAGTAAATATTCCGTTGCTGATATGAAGGATCCGGTCAAGCGAAAGAAGGCTCGCAACCAGATCCGTATCAAGTTCGAAGAGAGACACAAGACCGGCAAGAACAAGTGGTTCTTCCAGAAGCTCCGTTTCTAA